The segment ACACTTATCCACACCAGATGTCTTACATGTTGCCACAAACTTTTCTCAGGTCTTAAGGACAGAGTTCTATTCTAATACCTGATGACAATGAcgctcatgatgatgatgatgatgatgatgatgatcatgatcATGATCATGACCATGATGACATAGCTAGCAATCATGCAACTTGGCTATATGTAGTATTTTGTGCACTTAGGAAATAGATTTATCCACTTTATTTACACAGCAATACCTCAACACTGAACGCATTAtcacctttattttttaaatgtggaaaATCTGTCTTAAAAGAGTTAAGCCAGGGACAGTGGATCTTAGGCTGAAAATGTAAGACTACCATACAATTCTCTCCAGAATCAAAGTTCTCTACTAGATGCTGCCTGGTATCCTGGACTCCTTCATTAGAATAATCGCTGCATTTATAGAAGcgccttctgcttcagtcatctcaCTAAATCTGTTGGGCATGTGTCTCTCACTGAGATTGCAGAGAGAAGCCTAAGACTGAGGTGATACAACAAAGATAGTGGCTAACTACGAAATGCAATTTGATCTAAGCTTAGTTTACACTATTGATAACCATTCTGTCTGGGGCCAAAGTTTGGTTTGAAAATTAGTGtatttttcaacaaaattataatacTCATCCACTGACATTCTGTTATCTAAGAAAAAgaacttactttttaaatgtgttgAGAAATCAGggagaatatatgtaaatatgtccACAGGGCAGTCTCTGGTACATTGCATGCACAGAAGCGTGCCAGTGcttgagaatgggaaaagataaAATCACTGAGTTATTAGTTTTAGAAGCTACACATTGGATAAtccattaaaatatcaaaattgtgTTGAAGGAATAGCCCAGCCATAAAGAGTACACACTCCTCTTATAGAGAACGTGAATTCTGCTGTCAGTGTCCACATCAAGTTGTTCACAATCACCtatacctccagctccaggggaactgAAGACTGAAATTCACAAGCActaacacataacacacataaccacacacagacgtagacatatacatatacataaaaaacaaGCCttgaaaattattaaattttcaaaatattgaaGTGGGGAGCTTTGAAAATGCTTCATTCAATTGATTGAATTCCTACAGAAGTTGATATACAATCAGTCGTCGGTGGATatggtggaacatgcctttaatccctgaacAGAAGCAAAGCCATTTAAGGAGTTTGAGGTAAGCCTGGTCTACCCAACAAGTTTCAGGCCAAACTGGGGTCAAAACTGAAATCTGGCCTCAAACAATTAACATTAGGAATTATACTTCTATTATTGCTATTGCTCTAAttaatgggtgtgtgtgtgtgtgtgtgtgtgtgtgtgtgtgtgtgtgtgtgtgatgcatgctATGGCATTTGTGGGGATATCTAAGGACAATGTGCATGTGTTACTTCCCTCCATTTACTGTGGaatctgagaactgaactcaagttaGTTGAGATTGAAACCAATACTTTGAGACTGTataccatctcactggccctatgCATTAAGAATCattgaaatttatatttttattacaataaAATAATTCCTGATAGTGCTACAAAGGCATATCGATATCTTGTCAATCTCTATACAATAGatatcttctctttctttatttttcccacAGGTCATATCCTGATTCCCAAATAACATTAATGGAGAACAGGACAGAGATGACAGAGTTCATCCTCCTAGGACTAACCAATGCACCAGAACTGCGTGCCCCTCTGTTTATCATAATCAGCCTTATTTATTTCACCAATGTGATTGGAAACTTAGGTATGATTGTGCTGATTCTCTGGGACTCTCGACTCCACACTCCCATGTATTGTTTCCTTGCTAACCTGTCCCTGGTGGACATCTTTTACTCCTCAGCTGTCTCTCCAACAGTTTTGGCTGGACTTCTTGTAGGAAACATAGCTGTCTCCTACAATGCTTGTATCGCCCAGATGTTCTCATTTTCAGCCTTTGTCACCACAGAAGATTTACTTTTGGCTGCAATGGCTTATGATCGCTATGCAGCAGTGTGCAAACCCCTGCATTATACCACCACCATGACTCCAACTGTATGTATATGCCTCACCATGGCCTGCTATGCTGGGGGTTTTCTGAATTCCTCCATCCACACTGGGGATACATTCAGGCTTTCCTTTTGTGGGTCCAATGCAGTCCAtcactttttctgtgatgttccaGCCATCATGACTCTCTCCTGCTCTGATAGACATGTTAGTGAGATGGTGCTCATTTATGGAGCAGGCTTCATTATCTGTTCTGCACTCCTCCTGATTTTGATCTCCTACACATTCATCTTCATCACCATCTTCAAGATGCGCTCAACTGCAGGATACCAGAAGGCTATGTCCACCTGTGTTTCTCACTTTACTGCTGTCTCCATTTTCTATGGGACTGTTATTTTCATGTACTTACAACCCACCTCCAGCCACTCCATGGACACTGACAAAACTGTGTCTGTGTTCTACACCATGGTCATCCCCATGCTGAACCCTGTGgtctacagcctgaggaacaaggAGGTGAAAAGTGCATTCAAGAAAGTTGTAGAGAAAGCAAAATACTCCTTAGGATTTTGAATCTAGCTTTGTATAGTGCACTGTAATGCAACTCCATGCCTATCACATCTCCCCTAGGTACCCTGTGAGATTTCAGGTCACACTGATGTTAAGTAGAAGAATCTTTCTTTTTGGAAAATGGAAATAGTGATGAAAATGCAATATCTGTTTTAGACTGATGTGAAGTTTAGCGTGTGTTGGCTATGTTTCTCTAAACATTCATGGATCAGACTGTTTATTTACCATTTCTCCAAACATTTTCTACATACCAGTAGTAgcacatatataaaacaagagGTAAAGAAAAACCAATGAGAAGAAGTTTCTGCTCCATGGACACTGACATTTGGGTGTAGAAACATACACAGGGTACAATGGCATTTTGCTAATATTCTCTTTCAAAGGTTTATGAATCCATgctatgcatgtatatgtgtacacatgcacagacatgcacatgtgACATGGTAACTATACACACATAACTACAGGTAACATAAAAATCTTTCTTGATGACTGGTTGTTTAATATTTTGATGAGGAAGGATCTCTCAATAAAACCAAGATCTCTACCATCAGCTGGTCTagctattcagtttcctcttgtcATTCCTTTTTTCCAGCTCCCCAATTCTGGATTAGAGGTGGACCCTCATACTCTTCCAACACTTATGAGGGTTCTAAGAATACACAGTTAtggtcttcatgtttgcatgatATTTGTTTTACTCACTGGATCACCTTCACAAATCCACCATTAATTTTCCACAAATAATTCAAATAACATACTTTCGGGTAATAGAATACCAATTTATGTTTATTTCTCTTCAATTGATGTACTACTCCAAATGCTTAAAGAGATGTAGGTTTAAATATGTGCTCACACTCTGTGTGTATT is part of the Rattus norvegicus strain BN/NHsdMcwi chromosome 1, GRCr8, whole genome shotgun sequence genome and harbors:
- the Or5b95l1 gene encoding similar to olfactory receptor 1442; translation: MENRTEMTEFILLGLTNAPELRAPLFIIISLIYFTNVIGNLGMIVLILWDSRLHTPMYCFLANLSLVDIFYSSAVSPTVLAGLLVGNIAVSYNACIAQMFSFSAFVTTEDLLLAAMAYDRYAAVCKPLHYTTTMTPTVCICLTMACYAGGFLNSSIHTGDTFRLSFCGSNAVHHFFCDVPAIMTLSCSDRHVSEMVLIYGAGFIICSALLLILISYTFIFITIFKMRSTAGYQKAMSTCVSHFTAVSIFYGTVIFMYLQPTSSHSMDTDKTVSVFYTMVIPMLNPVVYSLRNKEVKSAFKKVVEKAKYSLGF